From the Amycolatopsis thermoflava N1165 genome, one window contains:
- a CDS encoding DUF2235 domain-containing protein, whose translation MTKRLVICCDGTWNTPDQPAPTNVSRVALAVAPADGAGREQRMFYHPGVGTRRGERLWGGAFGFGLSRNVREAYRFLVRTFEPGDELFLFGFSRGAYTARSLAGLVRNCGILRPEHEDRIGEAYALYRARGSKTHPRSAAAELFRRSYSRETRIRFLGVWDTVGSLGIPLSGLRLVNLVNRRWQFHDTELSSSVDAAYHALAIDEHRPPFRPALWRPRAGTIGQRVEQVWFAGVHSDVGGGYPDRALADISLLWMVERARAHGLAFEPGAFAAAELDPLGRAHESRTGFYKLMPRHVRPLGTSSHEYAASSAVERQAMVSGYAPNLDAYLSEGGAVLPVRSDEGERFPAASPEPEPA comes from the coding sequence ATGACCAAGCGGCTGGTGATCTGCTGCGACGGGACCTGGAACACGCCGGACCAGCCGGCGCCGACCAACGTGTCGCGGGTCGCGCTGGCGGTCGCGCCCGCCGACGGGGCCGGGCGCGAGCAGCGGATGTTCTACCACCCCGGGGTCGGGACGCGACGCGGCGAGCGCCTGTGGGGCGGGGCGTTCGGGTTCGGGCTGTCCCGCAACGTGCGCGAGGCCTACCGGTTCCTGGTCCGGACCTTCGAGCCGGGTGACGAGCTGTTCCTGTTCGGGTTCAGCCGCGGCGCCTACACCGCGCGCAGCCTCGCCGGCCTGGTGCGCAACTGCGGGATCCTGCGGCCCGAGCACGAGGACCGGATCGGCGAGGCGTACGCGCTCTACCGCGCCCGCGGGTCGAAGACGCATCCGCGCTCGGCCGCGGCGGAGCTGTTCCGCCGGTCGTACTCGCGCGAAACGCGGATCCGGTTCCTCGGCGTGTGGGACACCGTCGGGTCGCTCGGCATCCCGCTGTCCGGGCTGCGGCTGGTCAACCTCGTCAACCGGCGCTGGCAGTTCCACGACACGGAGCTGAGCTCCAGCGTCGACGCGGCGTACCACGCGCTGGCGATCGACGAGCACCGCCCGCCGTTCCGGCCCGCGCTGTGGCGGCCGCGCGCGGGCACGATCGGGCAGCGCGTCGAGCAGGTCTGGTTCGCCGGGGTGCATTCCGACGTCGGCGGCGGCTACCCGGACCGGGCACTGGCCGACATCAGTCTGCTGTGGATGGTCGAGCGGGCGCGGGCACACGGGCTGGCCTTCGAACCGGGCGCGTTCGCGGCCGCGGAACTGGACCCGCTCGGCCGGGCGCACGAGTCGCGCACGGGGTTCTACAAGCTGATGCCCCGGCACGTGCGGCCGCTGGGCACGTCGTCCCACGAGTACGCGGCGTCGAGCGCCGTGGAGCGGCAAGCGATGGTCTCCGGGTACGCCCCGAACCTCGACGCGTACCTCTCCGAGGGCGGCGCGGTTCTCCCGGTCCGCAGCGACGAGGGAGAGCGCTTCCCGGCGGCCAGCCCGGAGCCGGAACCCGCCTGA
- a CDS encoding CapA family protein produces MRIRLVLAGLTAGALLAACFAPDEDAPPQPDAPPAAAAAAGPGFTVAATGDVLIHPALTDQAVADGGGTRDYRPLLAGIRDDISSADLAVCHLETPLAPAEGPFQGYPEFSAPPEIADALADTGYDDCSTASNHTIDTGTDGVDRTLDELDEAGIRHTGSARTEQEARTPLVLDVHGVKVGHVSYTFGFNGKKLPGGKQWVSNTLDADAVLAEARATRAAGAQVVIASLHWGAEYQHEPTASQRQIAQRVLADPAVDLIIGHHAHVVQPMEKIGGKWVAYGLGNSIARHSEPRGTTEEGLIGRFHFTRAGDGWTVDRAEYVPTVIDLGPPIRLRTADDPALDRARAAEALARTDEVVLSRGAAAQGLTRG; encoded by the coding sequence ATGCGCATCCGTCTGGTTCTCGCGGGCTTGACGGCGGGCGCGCTGCTCGCCGCCTGCTTCGCGCCGGACGAAGACGCCCCGCCGCAGCCGGACGCACCGCCCGCGGCCGCCGCGGCCGCCGGCCCGGGCTTCACCGTGGCGGCGACCGGGGACGTGCTGATCCACCCCGCGCTGACCGACCAGGCGGTCGCGGACGGCGGCGGGACCCGCGACTACCGGCCACTGCTGGCCGGGATCCGGGACGACATCAGCTCCGCGGACCTCGCGGTGTGCCACCTGGAGACGCCGCTCGCGCCCGCGGAGGGCCCGTTCCAGGGCTACCCGGAGTTCAGCGCGCCGCCGGAGATCGCCGACGCGCTGGCCGACACCGGGTACGACGACTGCTCGACCGCGTCCAACCACACGATCGACACCGGCACCGACGGCGTGGACCGGACGCTCGACGAACTGGACGAGGCCGGCATCCGGCACACCGGCTCCGCCCGCACCGAGCAGGAGGCCCGCACGCCGCTGGTGCTGGACGTGCACGGCGTGAAGGTCGGGCACGTGTCCTACACGTTCGGGTTCAACGGCAAGAAGCTGCCCGGCGGCAAGCAGTGGGTGTCGAACACCCTCGACGCGGACGCGGTGCTGGCGGAAGCGCGGGCCACGCGGGCGGCCGGGGCGCAGGTGGTGATCGCGAGCCTGCACTGGGGCGCGGAGTACCAGCACGAGCCGACCGCCTCGCAGCGGCAGATCGCGCAGCGGGTGCTGGCCGACCCCGCGGTGGACCTGATCATCGGGCACCACGCGCACGTCGTGCAGCCGATGGAGAAGATCGGCGGCAAGTGGGTCGCCTACGGGCTGGGCAATTCGATCGCCAGGCACTCGGAACCGCGCGGCACCACCGAGGAGGGCCTCATCGGCCGGTTCCACTTCACCCGCGCCGGCGACGGCTGGACGGTGGACCGGGCCGAGTACGTGCCCACGGTGATCGACCTCGGCCCGCCGATCCGGTTGCGCACCGCCGACGACCCCGCCCTGGACCGGGCGCGCGCCGCGGAAGCCCTCGCGCGGACCGACGAAGTGGTCCTCAGCCGCGGCGCCGCCGCGCAAGGCCTGACCCGCGGCTGA
- a CDS encoding helix-turn-helix domain-containing protein: MPDYRSAQALAAAPRRLAVALEPHTRPLAEAIVREVRREVPEYSGPPEGRFGRALAEGIEVAVRHCFRCIGNPHPDHSEWVRQFRRRGRREFDEGRTLDALQAAVRIGGRVAWQYLTPVLRDLGAGPQTLTTAAEAIFAFVDELSATALEGFQEARQPSGPEERRRRLATLILAEPQPSLAGPAEAAEWPLPERVAVIALEHAENLPAGLLDDEVLADLDGDRPCLITPSPQRTVGILSGNWEKPARAAVSPPVPLVLAPAAHRLARRGLALPGDVVWCAEHLDAIWLRSQDFLADRLQAKYLAPLDSVSGRQRARLGETLLAWLETRGGAPEIARRLQVHPQTVRARLHQLRELFGDRLDDADTRFGLHLVLRRQLGAEEGTL; encoded by the coding sequence GTGCCGGACTACCGCAGTGCGCAGGCCCTGGCGGCCGCACCGAGACGGCTCGCGGTGGCGCTGGAGCCGCACACCCGGCCGCTCGCCGAGGCGATCGTCCGCGAGGTGCGGCGGGAGGTGCCGGAGTACTCCGGGCCACCGGAGGGCCGGTTCGGCCGCGCGCTGGCCGAGGGCATCGAGGTGGCGGTGCGGCACTGCTTCCGGTGCATCGGCAACCCGCACCCGGACCACAGCGAGTGGGTCCGCCAGTTCCGGCGCCGCGGGCGGCGCGAGTTCGACGAGGGCCGCACGCTCGACGCCCTGCAAGCCGCTGTGCGCATCGGCGGCCGGGTGGCCTGGCAGTACCTCACCCCGGTGCTGCGTGATCTCGGGGCCGGCCCGCAGACCCTCACCACCGCGGCCGAAGCGATCTTCGCGTTCGTCGACGAGCTGTCCGCGACGGCACTGGAAGGGTTCCAGGAGGCGCGGCAGCCGTCCGGACCCGAGGAGCGCCGGCGCCGCCTGGCCACGCTGATCCTCGCCGAGCCGCAGCCGAGTCTCGCGGGCCCGGCCGAGGCCGCGGAATGGCCATTGCCCGAACGGGTCGCCGTGATCGCCCTCGAACACGCCGAGAACCTGCCTGCCGGCCTGCTGGACGACGAGGTCCTCGCCGATCTGGACGGCGACCGCCCCTGCCTGATCACGCCCAGTCCGCAACGGACGGTCGGGATCCTGTCTGGCAACTGGGAAAAACCCGCGCGCGCCGCGGTGTCGCCGCCGGTTCCGCTCGTACTGGCCCCGGCCGCGCACCGGCTGGCCCGGCGCGGGCTCGCCCTGCCCGGGGACGTCGTGTGGTGCGCCGAGCACCTCGACGCGATCTGGTTGCGCTCGCAGGACTTCCTCGCCGACCGGCTGCAGGCGAAGTACCTGGCCCCGCTGGACTCGGTGAGCGGCAGGCAACGCGCCCGGCTGGGCGAAACCCTGCTCGCGTGGCTGGAAACCCGGGGCGGCGCGCCGGAGATCGCGCGCCGCCTGCAGGTGCACCCGCAGACCGTGCGGGCGCGGCTGCACCAGTTGCGCGAGCTGTTCGGCGACCGGCTGGACGACGCGGACACGCGGTTCGGGCTGCACCTGGTGCTGCGCAGGCAACTCGGCGCCGAGGAGGGGACTTTGTGA
- a CDS encoding PQQ-dependent sugar dehydrogenase, translating into MITAAAVTALPVLGLAVPAAAHDEDAALHWENYEKITLTKNVGEPIDLAVLPDNRVLHTARSGEVRLTDPKTGVTKVVNTIPVYQNSEMGLQTVTLDPGFAENHWVYLYYSPKLNTPAGSAPNTLPAGTDDSYWKQWEGYDVLSRFKWTGEALDLSTEQEIIRVTTNRGQCCHVAGDVDFDAQGNLYLSTGGNTPASGPNVNGYTPINDAPGYNPGLDERRGSGNTNDLRGKILRIHVNEDGSYTIPEGNLFAPGTPLTRPEIFVMGLRNPFRMTVDKATGAVMWGDYGPDAGTADPNRGPMGYVEWQTTTKAMNSGWPFCTADNTQPYRDFDFATLTPGPAFDCAAPVNDSRWNTGLRELPPATPATLWYGDKDSDQPWPELTAFRSSTGQAPMGGPVYHYDANNPSPTKFPEYWDGKAFFGEFSQDYVAAFTLSGPDGPVTKLENFLPNAELSTLGQPIWDNPMDLEFGPDGSLYVLDYGDGFFRQNPDAGLYRIDFAPGDKAPTARMTATPSSGQAPLTVAFDGSASSDPEGGALTYEWDFDGDGTFDATGPQATHTYTENGQVEARLRVTDPAGKHGLTSEQVTTGNTAPTVGLTAPVHGGFFDWGDAIPYAVTVNDPEDGTTPVCSRVAWAFGLGHNQHGHPVNSGTGCTGAVATPTDAGHGETENVFGVLNVTYTDNGAGGVPPATGEAQAVLNPKLMQGEHADETSGVTITDDTSASGLRSVTGFDAGDWLAYDPVNFSGITGVQTKAHGAGQLQLRWNAADAAPFATVDVPAGDGWQTVTTQLTGLPSGAGKLFVTSSGGVDVDAFTFQGAGVADKTPPAVSAALTPSAPTGANGWYTGNVTLAVTATDNGTVSSRQYSVDNGVTWANAANPVTLSAEGTTTVLYRATDNGGNVSAPGTLTVKIDKTAPAVTVAGVTEGQAFGDSAALTPVVTATDATSGVAGVQATVDGQPVTPGKPLELWRLPLGAHQLSVTVTDQAGLTTTKAVNFTTGTSFGDMRALIDRFRDAGWVTKAGAVQLRGTLDLAESHAKAGRVRPAQEALRLFGVLAGQRWNVPDRVASETLRRDATALSESLKA; encoded by the coding sequence TTGATCACCGCCGCCGCGGTGACGGCCCTGCCGGTGCTCGGCCTCGCCGTGCCCGCCGCGGCCCACGACGAAGACGCCGCCCTGCACTGGGAGAACTACGAGAAGATCACGCTCACCAAGAACGTGGGCGAGCCCATCGACCTGGCCGTGCTGCCGGACAACCGCGTCCTGCACACCGCGCGCAGCGGCGAGGTGCGGCTGACCGACCCGAAGACCGGCGTGACGAAGGTCGTCAACACCATCCCCGTCTACCAGAACTCGGAGATGGGCCTGCAGACGGTGACGCTGGACCCCGGGTTCGCCGAGAACCACTGGGTCTACCTCTACTACTCGCCCAAACTGAACACCCCGGCCGGCTCCGCGCCGAACACGCTGCCCGCGGGCACGGACGACTCGTACTGGAAGCAGTGGGAGGGCTACGACGTCCTGTCGCGGTTCAAGTGGACCGGCGAGGCGCTGGACCTGAGCACCGAGCAGGAGATCATCCGCGTCACGACCAACCGCGGCCAGTGCTGCCACGTCGCCGGTGACGTCGACTTCGACGCCCAGGGCAACCTGTACCTGTCGACCGGCGGCAACACGCCCGCCTCGGGCCCGAACGTCAACGGCTACACGCCGATCAACGACGCGCCCGGCTACAACCCCGGCCTCGACGAGCGGCGCGGCTCGGGCAACACCAACGACCTGCGCGGCAAGATCCTGCGCATCCACGTCAACGAGGACGGCTCCTACACGATCCCCGAGGGCAACCTGTTCGCCCCCGGCACGCCGCTGACGCGGCCGGAGATCTTCGTGATGGGCCTGCGCAACCCGTTCCGGATGACGGTCGACAAGGCGACCGGCGCGGTGATGTGGGGCGACTACGGCCCCGACGCCGGCACCGCCGACCCGAACCGCGGCCCGATGGGCTACGTCGAGTGGCAGACCACGACGAAGGCGATGAACTCGGGCTGGCCGTTCTGCACGGCCGACAACACCCAGCCCTACCGGGACTTCGACTTCGCCACGCTCACCCCGGGCCCGGCCTTCGACTGCGCCGCGCCGGTCAACGACTCGCGCTGGAACACCGGGCTGCGCGAGCTGCCGCCGGCCACCCCGGCCACGCTCTGGTACGGCGACAAGGACAGCGACCAGCCGTGGCCCGAGCTGACCGCGTTCCGCTCCAGCACCGGCCAGGCGCCGATGGGCGGCCCGGTCTACCACTACGACGCGAACAACCCGTCGCCGACGAAGTTCCCGGAGTACTGGGACGGCAAGGCGTTCTTCGGCGAGTTCTCGCAGGACTACGTCGCCGCGTTCACGCTGTCCGGCCCGGACGGGCCGGTGACGAAGCTGGAGAACTTCCTGCCCAACGCCGAGTTGTCCACGCTGGGCCAGCCGATCTGGGACAACCCGATGGACCTCGAGTTCGGTCCGGACGGCTCGCTCTACGTCCTGGACTACGGCGACGGCTTCTTCCGGCAGAACCCGGACGCCGGCCTGTACCGGATCGACTTCGCGCCGGGCGACAAGGCCCCGACCGCGCGGATGACGGCGACCCCGTCGTCCGGGCAGGCGCCGCTGACCGTGGCCTTCGACGGCAGCGCGTCCAGCGACCCCGAGGGCGGCGCGCTGACCTACGAGTGGGACTTCGACGGTGACGGCACGTTCGACGCCACCGGACCGCAGGCCACCCACACCTACACCGAGAACGGCCAGGTCGAGGCACGGCTGCGCGTCACCGACCCGGCGGGCAAGCACGGCCTGACGTCGGAGCAGGTCACCACCGGCAACACCGCGCCCACGGTGGGCCTGACCGCCCCGGTGCACGGCGGGTTCTTCGACTGGGGCGACGCGATCCCCTACGCGGTGACGGTCAACGATCCGGAGGACGGCACGACCCCGGTGTGCAGCCGGGTCGCGTGGGCCTTCGGTCTGGGCCACAACCAGCACGGGCACCCGGTCAACAGCGGCACCGGCTGCACCGGCGCCGTGGCCACGCCGACCGACGCCGGGCACGGTGAGACCGAGAACGTCTTCGGCGTGCTCAACGTGACCTACACCGACAACGGCGCAGGCGGCGTGCCGCCCGCGACCGGCGAGGCGCAGGCCGTGCTGAACCCGAAGCTCATGCAGGGCGAGCACGCGGACGAGACCAGCGGCGTGACGATCACCGACGACACGAGCGCGTCCGGGCTGCGCTCGGTCACCGGTTTCGACGCCGGGGACTGGCTGGCCTACGACCCGGTCAACTTCAGCGGCATCACCGGGGTGCAGACCAAGGCGCACGGCGCCGGCCAGTTGCAGCTGCGGTGGAACGCCGCCGACGCGGCGCCGTTCGCCACGGTCGACGTCCCGGCGGGCGACGGTTGGCAGACGGTGACCACGCAGCTGACCGGGCTGCCCTCGGGCGCGGGCAAGCTGTTCGTCACCTCCAGCGGCGGGGTCGACGTCGACGCCTTCACCTTCCAGGGCGCCGGGGTCGCGGACAAGACGCCGCCCGCGGTGTCGGCCGCGCTGACGCCGTCGGCCCCGACCGGGGCGAACGGCTGGTACACGGGCAACGTGACGCTGGCCGTGACCGCGACCGACAACGGCACGGTGTCCAGCAGGCAGTACTCCGTGGACAACGGCGTCACCTGGGCGAACGCGGCCAACCCGGTCACGTTGTCGGCCGAGGGCACCACGACCGTGCTGTACCGGGCGACGGACAACGGCGGCAACGTCTCCGCGCCGGGCACGCTCACGGTGAAGATCGACAAGACCGCGCCGGCGGTGACGGTCGCCGGGGTGACCGAGGGACAGGCCTTCGGGGACTCCGCGGCGCTGACACCGGTGGTCACCGCCACCGACGCCACCTCCGGGGTCGCCGGGGTCCAGGCCACAGTGGACGGTCAGCCGGTCACGCCGGGCAAGCCGCTGGAGCTGTGGCGGCTGCCGCTCGGGGCGCACCAGCTGTCGGTGACCGTGACCGACCAGGCCGGGCTCACCACGACCAAGGCCGTGAACTTCACGACCGGGACGTCGTTCGGTGACATGCGCGCCCTGATCGACCGGTTCCGCGACGCCGGCTGGGTGACCAAGGCGGGTGCGGTGCAGCTGCGCGGCACCTTGGACCTCGCCGAGTCGCACGCGAAGGCCGGCCGGGTCCGGCCGGCGCAGGAGGCGCTGCGGCTGTTCGGCGTCCTCGCCGGCCAGCGGTGGAACGTGCCGGACCGGGTCGCGTCGGAGACTCTCCGTCGCGACGCCACCGCCCTGTCGGAGTCGCTGAAGGCCTGA
- a CDS encoding ROK family protein, producing the protein MPQPSDRPTDRAGVRRANLALLVRLLRRHGGLSRAQLATLSGLSKATVSGLVAELEIRELVQAGGRHEGGQGRPGQLVELRPRGHWGIGLEVDEDHVGVTVLDLAGTATTRRRAACDVRALGAARALDELAALVLAARSEVDDVAGIAVAVPGLVDTAAGAVRLAPGLRWRGVALADGLAARTGFPLDRIVVGNDANFAALAEADDGAARGCSDVVFLHGGMGVGAGLITGGGLIGGAAGEVGHLSLEPTGRPCVCGRRGCWQTAVGIDPFLHSLAGPGDLVHDPSLDLAQRTAIVRRRAQDGDRRVLGALVQLGAALGHGVAVLADVLDPRIVVLGGYFAPLCEWLAEPVRAELAARSVTAETGGPRIVASRLGFAAVGTGAAQAAIRPLLDNPTLAPAGAPVSVEA; encoded by the coding sequence GTGCCCCAACCTTCCGACCGGCCGACGGATCGCGCCGGTGTCCGCAGGGCGAACCTCGCCCTGCTCGTCCGGCTTCTGCGCCGCCACGGGGGGCTTTCCCGCGCGCAACTGGCGACCCTGAGCGGCCTCAGCAAGGCCACCGTCTCCGGCCTCGTCGCCGAGCTGGAGATCCGCGAGCTCGTCCAGGCGGGCGGCCGCCACGAGGGCGGCCAGGGCAGGCCCGGCCAGCTCGTCGAACTCCGGCCGCGCGGCCACTGGGGCATCGGGCTCGAGGTGGACGAGGACCACGTCGGCGTGACGGTCCTCGACCTCGCCGGCACCGCCACCACCCGCCGCCGCGCCGCGTGCGACGTGCGGGCCCTCGGGGCGGCGCGCGCCCTCGACGAACTGGCCGCCCTCGTGCTCGCCGCGCGGTCCGAAGTGGACGACGTCGCGGGCATCGCGGTGGCGGTGCCCGGCCTGGTCGACACCGCGGCCGGCGCCGTCCGCCTCGCGCCCGGCCTCCGGTGGCGCGGCGTCGCCCTCGCCGACGGGCTCGCCGCCCGCACCGGGTTCCCCCTCGACCGCATCGTCGTCGGCAACGACGCCAACTTCGCCGCGCTCGCCGAAGCCGACGACGGCGCCGCCCGCGGCTGCTCCGACGTCGTGTTCCTGCACGGCGGCATGGGCGTCGGCGCCGGGCTGATCACCGGCGGCGGCCTGATCGGCGGCGCGGCGGGCGAGGTCGGGCACCTGTCGCTGGAACCCACCGGCCGTCCCTGCGTCTGCGGCCGCCGCGGCTGCTGGCAGACCGCCGTCGGCATCGACCCGTTCCTGCACTCGCTGGCCGGCCCCGGCGACCTGGTCCACGACCCGTCCCTCGACCTGGCCCAGCGCACCGCGATCGTGCGACGGCGCGCGCAGGACGGCGACCGCCGCGTCCTCGGCGCGCTCGTGCAGCTCGGCGCCGCCCTCGGCCACGGCGTCGCGGTCCTGGCCGACGTGCTCGACCCGCGGATCGTGGTCCTCGGCGGTTACTTCGCGCCGCTGTGCGAGTGGCTGGCCGAGCCGGTCCGCGCCGAACTCGCCGCCCGCTCGGTGACCGCCGAGACCGGCGGCCCCCGCATCGTGGCGTCCCGGCTCGGGTTCGCCGCGGTCGGCACCGGCGCGGCGCAGGCCGCGATCCGGCCCCTGCTGGACAATCCGACGCTGGCCCCGGCCGGCGCCCCGGTGAGCGTGGAGGCGTGA
- a CDS encoding sugar phosphate isomerase/epimerase family protein, whose translation MSHSSFNRRGFLRSAAGATVAVSAAALAGSLPAVASQGGGRLVPQNQIGIQLYSVRDKVSQLGFRAVFEELSRIGYREIEFAGYTQSTSILGRQITVPEIAQLLKDFGLKAVGSHVGLNNFRTNLQGELDNAEILGLKHIGTANAPSNVNTVDGYRAAAEEFNTFGAAARARGLKFYQHNHAGEFAFATDQPEVRLYDVFLEHTDPSLVYLEMDVYWAYVGQYRFPGFDPADYITRAPHRYPLLHLKDGDENPENPNGYDIVEFGAGDLPYRRFLKRVNGRGRYHGIWEQDTAPSTLPNPPGSFAAALRSYQALENLRG comes from the coding sequence GTGTCCCACTCGTCGTTCAACCGCCGCGGTTTCCTGCGCTCCGCGGCGGGGGCGACCGTCGCGGTCAGCGCCGCGGCGCTCGCCGGATCGCTGCCCGCCGTCGCCAGCCAGGGCGGCGGCCGCCTCGTCCCGCAGAACCAGATCGGCATCCAGCTCTACAGCGTCCGCGACAAGGTCTCCCAGCTCGGGTTCCGGGCCGTGTTCGAGGAGCTGTCCCGCATCGGCTACCGCGAAATCGAGTTCGCGGGCTACACCCAGAGCACCTCGATCCTCGGACGGCAGATCACCGTGCCGGAGATCGCCCAGCTGCTGAAGGACTTCGGGCTCAAGGCGGTCGGCAGCCACGTCGGCCTCAACAACTTCCGCACCAACCTGCAGGGCGAACTCGACAACGCGGAAATCCTCGGGCTCAAGCACATCGGCACCGCCAACGCCCCGAGCAACGTGAACACAGTGGACGGTTACCGGGCGGCGGCCGAGGAGTTCAACACCTTCGGCGCCGCGGCACGCGCCCGCGGCCTGAAGTTCTACCAGCACAACCACGCGGGCGAGTTCGCCTTCGCCACCGACCAGCCGGAGGTCCGTCTCTACGACGTCTTCCTGGAGCACACCGACCCGAGCCTGGTCTACCTCGAAATGGACGTGTACTGGGCCTACGTCGGCCAGTACCGCTTCCCCGGCTTCGACCCCGCGGACTACATCACCCGTGCCCCGCACCGCTACCCGTTGCTGCACCTCAAGGACGGCGACGAGAACCCGGAAAACCCCAACGGCTACGACATCGTCGAGTTCGGCGCGGGCGACCTGCCCTACCGCCGGTTCCTCAAGCGGGTCAACGGACGCGGCCGCTACCACGGCATCTGGGAGCAGGACACCGCGCCCAGCACGCTGCCCAACCCGCCCGGCTCGTTCGCCGCGGCGCTGCGCAGCTACCAGGCGCTGGAGAACCTGCGCGGCTGA
- a CDS encoding ROK family transcriptional regulator — MTTSGFPPSAETREQAGLLALLRDEGPMARVELGERLGVPRARLAAEITRLAEGGLVESGGPAASRGGRRSTLVRLADDLRFLGVDIGATSVGVAVTDGRCEVLAHAVEDCDVRRGPVPVLDRVEQLAAKVLQDAPGRLAGAGIGLPGPVSFRDGMPVAPPIMPGWDRFPVRDRLAGHWGCAVTVDNDVNVMALGERHAGVARSLDDLIFVKVGTGIGGGIVVGGRVYRGVAGTAGDIGHIKLDDYGPACACGEAGCLEAYFGGAALARDAQTLARSGRSPYLAELLADRPVLTARDVAEAAQAGDFAAVTLVREGGRRLGQVIASLVSFLNPGMVVIGGGVSRLGHTLLAEVRSSVYRRSLPLATGNLPIVLSELGDQAGVIGAAWLASDHAFSVPA, encoded by the coding sequence ATGACCACCAGCGGTTTTCCCCCGTCGGCCGAGACCCGTGAGCAGGCCGGGCTGCTCGCCCTGCTGCGGGACGAGGGCCCGATGGCGCGGGTCGAACTGGGTGAACGGCTCGGCGTGCCCCGGGCCCGGCTGGCCGCCGAGATCACCCGGCTGGCCGAAGGCGGGCTCGTGGAATCCGGCGGTCCGGCGGCGAGCCGCGGCGGGCGCCGGTCGACGCTCGTGCGCCTGGCCGACGACTTGCGGTTCCTCGGCGTCGACATCGGGGCGACCTCGGTCGGCGTCGCGGTGACCGACGGGCGATGCGAGGTGCTGGCGCACGCGGTGGAGGACTGCGACGTGCGCCGTGGGCCGGTGCCGGTGCTGGACCGGGTCGAGCAGCTGGCGGCGAAGGTGCTGCAGGACGCCCCCGGGCGGCTCGCGGGCGCCGGGATCGGGCTGCCCGGGCCGGTGAGCTTCCGCGACGGGATGCCGGTCGCGCCGCCGATCATGCCCGGCTGGGACCGCTTTCCCGTGCGTGACCGGCTCGCCGGGCACTGGGGCTGCGCGGTGACGGTCGACAACGACGTGAACGTGATGGCGCTGGGGGAGCGGCACGCGGGGGTGGCCAGGTCGCTCGACGACCTGATCTTCGTGAAGGTGGGGACCGGCATCGGCGGCGGAATCGTCGTCGGCGGCCGGGTGTACCGCGGGGTGGCCGGCACGGCGGGCGACATCGGGCACATCAAGCTCGACGACTACGGCCCGGCGTGCGCCTGTGGGGAGGCCGGGTGCCTGGAGGCGTACTTCGGCGGGGCGGCGCTGGCGCGGGACGCGCAGACGCTGGCGCGCAGCGGACGGTCGCCGTACCTCGCCGAGCTGCTGGCGGACCGGCCCGTGCTGACCGCGCGGGACGTGGCGGAGGCGGCCCAGGCCGGCGACTTCGCGGCGGTGACGCTGGTCCGCGAGGGCGGGCGGCGGCTGGGGCAGGTGATCGCGTCGCTGGTGAGCTTCCTGAACCCGGGGATGGTCGTGATCGGCGGCGGCGTGTCCCGGCTGGGGCACACACTGCTGGCCGAGGTGCGGTCGTCGGTCTACCGGCGGTCGCTGCCCCTGGCGACCGGGAACCTGCCGATCGTGCTCTCGGAGCTCGGCGACCAAGCCGGTGTGATCGGGGCCGCCTGGCTGGCCTCCGACCACGCCTTCAGCGTGCCGGCCTGA